ACCCGGTCATGTTTGGATGCGATCTATCGCGGAACAGGGGCATTCAACGAGAAGGAGACGCTTATGCACGTTCAGCACCTCCAGATCGCTCATCCTGCAGTTCTCTCGGATCCCGAATGGATCGCGCTGGAGAGCATCGAAGAACAGACCCAGCACTTCATCTTCGACGACACGATGCTGCTTGCCTTGCGGGATCGTGGGCTGGTCGAGTCGGACGGGATCGTCTGGCGCGTCACCCAGACCGGGCACAGGCGCCTCATCGAGCGCGATTGAGCCTCCGGCCGAAGGCCGGGTTCCGTTCCGTATCATCATCATTGTCGATCATCATGCCCGCCTCCCGGCGGGCTTTTCGACGGCGCTGGAAAAACTCCGGCGCCGTCGCCATGTCTGGGCCTCGTGCCATGTCCGGGCCTGGTTTCGCAGCTCGGCTCCGCTTTCCGATGAGGTTCCATGGGTAAACCCGTCTCCATCACCATCTCGCATGACCTCGGCCGCGTGGGCGCGCTCGATCGCCTGCGCAGCGGGCTAGATCGCATTCGCGACAAGCTCGGCATGGTCAGGATGCAGCTCGTCGAGGAGCGCTGGGACGGCGACAACCTGCATTTCGGCGTGGGCGCGCTCGGCCAGACCGTCCATGGCCGCATCGAGGTCGAGGACAGCCTGGTCCGCGTCGAGGTCACACTGCCCTGGATGCTGGCCGTCTTCGCCGAGAAGCTGAAGATCGGCGTCCAGAAGCAGGGCCAGATCCTCCTGGAAAAACCGAAGGCCTGAGCCGGTCGCCCTTGCGCCCGCCAGCAGGCGCGCACTCCGGAGATGGCTTCTGATAATTCGCGGCCGCGGCTCGCGGCCGCGGGCGGAAAATTCGGCAGCGCCGGCCTAAAAGACGTACGTCCTTAGGTTGAAATCGGCGGCTTCAAACCCCATGCTCCGAAGCGTTCCAGCATTTTCGATTACTTGACGTTTCGGACTCGGGAGACCCATGCATCACGGCCCGCTGATCGCCATCATCGTCGCGGGCCTCGGCCTTGCTTTCGTCTTCGGGGCTATCGCCCAAAAACTGCGGATTTCCCCCCTCGTCGGCTATCTCGTCGCCGGCGTCGCCGTCGGCCCCTTCACGCCGGGCTTCGTCGCCGACCAGAACCTCGCCAACGAGCTCGCCGAGATCGGCGTCATCCTGCTGATGTTCGGCGTCGGCCTGCATTTCTCCCTGAAGGACCTGCTCTCGGTGAAGGCGATTGCCGTGCCGGGCGCCGTCGTGCAGATCGGCATCGCGACGCTGCTCGGCCTCGGGCTCGGGACGCTGCTCGGCTGGAACTGGTTCTCCGGTGCGGTCTTCGGCCTGGCTCTTTCGACTGCATCGACCGTCGTTCTGCTCCGCGCCCTGCAGGAGCGGCGGCTGGTCCAGACCGAGCGTGGCCGCATCGCGGTCGGCTGGCTGATCGTCGAGGACATGGCGATGGTGCTCGCGCTGGTGCTGCTGCCGGTGCTGGCCGAGATCATCAACGGCGGCTCGCAGCCGGGCGCGAGCGCGCCGCTGGCGACCCGCTTCGACCTCGGCATCTGGGGCGTGCTCGGCCTGACCTTCGCCAAGCTGATCGGCTTCCTCGCCTTCATGCTCGTCGTCGGGCGGCGCGTCATTCCCTGGGTCCTGCACTGGGTCGCGCATACGGGCTCGCGCGAGCTCTTCCGCCTCGCCGTGCTCGCCGTGGCGCTCGGCGTCGCTTATCTGGCCGCGACCCTGTTCGGCGTCTCCTTCGCGCTCGGCGCCTTCTTCGCCGGCATGATCCTGTCGGAATCGCCGCTCTCGCAGCGCGCCGCCGAGGAGACCCTGCCGCTGCGGGACGCCTTCGCGGTGCTGTTCTTCGTCTCGGTCGGCATGCTCTTCGACCCCGGCATCATCCTGCGGGCGCCCGGCCCCCTAATCGCCACGCTCGCCATCATCCTGATCGGCAAATCCGTCGCCGCCTGGATGATCGTGCGCGCCTTCGGCCGCTCGAACGCGGTTGCGCTGACGATCTCGGCCTCGCTCGCCCAGATCGGCGAGTTCTCCTTCATCCTCGCCGGGCTCGGCAGCGCGCTCGGCATCCTGCCGGCACAGGGGCGCGATCTCATCCTGGCCGGCGCGATCCTGTCGATCCTGTTCAACCCGGTGATGTTCGCGATCGTTGAGCGCCTGGCCCCCGAGGCGCCGGTGGCGAAGCCGAAGCCAGCAGCCGCCCCCGCCGAAGCGGCGGAGCCCGAGCCAACTGCTTCCGAGGCCCAGCCGGAGGCGGCGCCCGAGCGGGACGTCACCCCGACCAGCCTCAAGGATCACATCGTCGTGGTCGGTTACGGCCGCGTCGGCAGCCTGCTCGGTGCCGGGCTGCTGGCCCAGGGCTCGAAGCTGCTGGTCATCGAGGACAATCCCGACGCAGTCGCGACGGCGAAGCGCGACGGCGCGGAGCTGCTCGTCGGCAATGCGGCCGATCCCGAGGTGCTGTCGGCCGCGGCGGTCGGGCGCGCCATCCGCCTCTTCGTCGCCATTCCCGGCAGCTTCGAGGCCGGCCAGGTCTGCGAGCAGGCCCGGGCGGAGAATCCGACGCTTCCGATCGTCGCCCGCGCCCATTCCGATGCCGAGGTCGCCCATCTCACCAAGTGCGGCGCGACGCTGACGATCATGGGCGAGGCCGAGATCGCCCGCGCCATGCTCGGACTCTGCCAGAACCTCGCGGGAGCGGCTCAGCCGGAAGCCTCACCGCCCGAGGCGAAGCCGGAAGACGCCAGGCCGGACGCAGCGGGCGGGCTCCACCTTGTGAAGCCCCGCGCCTCCGCGTCGGACGATTCGCCCGCCGACCCGTCGGCCGCGGCCTGAAAAAAGGGCGGGGGGCCATGCGCCCCGCCCTTTCGATGTCAGCGGCTTCGTCGAACCCGGCTCAGTCGACGAGGTCGAAGCGGACGTCCTGCACGCCTTCGTAGAGCGTCTTGCGGCCGAGCGTGTAGAGGTTCTCCAGCCCCGAAGTCAGGGTGATGAAGTGGTTGCCGGAGAGCACGCCAGCCTTGCTGGCGAACTGCACGCCGCCATAGGCCAACAAGATTTCGGTCTCGCTGACGCCGCCCGGATACAGGATGATGTGTCCGGGCGCCGGATAGGCCGTGTTGTTCTCGTAGCCGACGCCGAAATCGAGATCGCCGAGCGGCATCCAGACGCCTTCGCCACTCCAGCGCACATGCACCATCTTGCTGATGAACGGCATCTGCTTTTTGAAAGCGGCGCAGGTCTTCGGGGCGGCCTCCAGCTCGAACTTGGCATCGAACTTGAACGGCCCGGCAGTGACGATCAGCTTGCTCATGAAATCCCTGTCTTTCTGCAATGGGGTCCCGGACTCGGTGAATGCCATTCCGCTGCGCCCTCGCGCAAGAGTGGCTCGGGAACAAGAGAGGCGCCGGAAAGCGAAGGATCGCGTCGCCACTGCCTCAGGTGATCGCGTCCTTGAGATCGAGCGTCCCCGCCTTG
Above is a genomic segment from Bosea sp. NBC_00550 containing:
- the ybaL gene encoding YbaL family putative K(+) efflux transporter, translated to MHHGPLIAIIVAGLGLAFVFGAIAQKLRISPLVGYLVAGVAVGPFTPGFVADQNLANELAEIGVILLMFGVGLHFSLKDLLSVKAIAVPGAVVQIGIATLLGLGLGTLLGWNWFSGAVFGLALSTASTVVLLRALQERRLVQTERGRIAVGWLIVEDMAMVLALVLLPVLAEIINGGSQPGASAPLATRFDLGIWGVLGLTFAKLIGFLAFMLVVGRRVIPWVLHWVAHTGSRELFRLAVLAVALGVAYLAATLFGVSFALGAFFAGMILSESPLSQRAAEETLPLRDAFAVLFFVSVGMLFDPGIILRAPGPLIATLAIILIGKSVAAWMIVRAFGRSNAVALTISASLAQIGEFSFILAGLGSALGILPAQGRDLILAGAILSILFNPVMFAIVERLAPEAPVAKPKPAAAPAEAAEPEPTASEAQPEAAPERDVTPTSLKDHIVVVGYGRVGSLLGAGLLAQGSKLLVIEDNPDAVATAKRDGAELLVGNAADPEVLSAAAVGRAIRLFVAIPGSFEAGQVCEQARAENPTLPIVARAHSDAEVAHLTKCGATLTIMGEAEIARAMLGLCQNLAGAAQPEASPPEAKPEDARPDAAGGLHLVKPRASASDDSPADPSAAA
- a CDS encoding polyhydroxyalkanoic acid system family protein — protein: MGKPVSITISHDLGRVGALDRLRSGLDRIRDKLGMVRMQLVEERWDGDNLHFGVGALGQTVHGRIEVEDSLVRVEVTLPWMLAVFAEKLKIGVQKQGQILLEKPKA
- a CDS encoding DUF3830 family protein, which translates into the protein MSKLIVTAGPFKFDAKFELEAAPKTCAAFKKQMPFISKMVHVRWSGEGVWMPLGDLDFGVGYENNTAYPAPGHIILYPGGVSETEILLAYGGVQFASKAGVLSGNHFITLTSGLENLYTLGRKTLYEGVQDVRFDLVD